A genomic window from Candidatus Woesearchaeota archaeon includes:
- a CDS encoding signal recognition particle protein has protein sequence MVLDKLGESLRSTIKKVTKSLFVDEKLVNELVKDIQRALLQSDANVQLVFEVTRRIKERALKEDCPKGLTKQEFLINIVYEELVSFLGGEAPRVIPQKKPFTIMLVGLFGNGKTTTAGKLAHFYKKRGLKVVLIQTDTWRPAALDQLEQLGKRIGVPVFGVKGAKDPVKIVEAADTKGADVVIVDTAGRDALSEDLIEELDRLSKVVRPDETLLVMAGDVGQAAQRQAEAFHETCHVTGVVITKLDGTAKGGGALIACSVTGAPVKFIGVGEKLDEFEIFDPKRFVGRLLGMGDLEGLLEKAREAISEEEAQDLGRKFLKGDFNLLDLYQQMEAVRKMGPLSRVLELVPGMSSLPLPKESLKVQEEKLKLWRYAMDSMTREELERPEELNASRIGRVARGAGVDPSEVRSLLKQYRQSKKLVKMLGGGGSEKDVRKLMQKLQKGGVAKF, from the coding sequence ATGGTGCTAGACAAGCTTGGGGAGTCGCTGCGCTCAACGATCAAGAAGGTTACGAAGTCGCTCTTCGTTGATGAAAAGCTCGTGAATGAGCTTGTGAAGGATATTCAGCGGGCGTTGCTCCAATCGGATGCGAATGTCCAGCTCGTGTTTGAGGTGACGAGGAGGATAAAGGAGCGCGCCCTCAAGGAAGACTGCCCGAAGGGGTTGACAAAACAAGAGTTCTTGATTAATATTGTGTATGAGGAGTTGGTGTCCTTCCTTGGTGGGGAGGCGCCACGTGTGATCCCCCAAAAAAAGCCGTTTACTATTATGCTGGTCGGGCTTTTTGGCAATGGGAAGACGACGACGGCAGGCAAGCTTGCGCATTTTTACAAGAAGCGGGGTTTGAAGGTGGTGTTGATTCAGACGGACACGTGGAGGCCGGCCGCGCTTGATCAGCTTGAGCAGTTGGGGAAGCGTATTGGTGTCCCTGTTTTTGGAGTCAAGGGAGCGAAGGATCCGGTTAAGATTGTTGAAGCCGCTGATACGAAGGGTGCTGATGTGGTTATTGTGGATACGGCGGGGAGGGATGCGCTTTCTGAGGATTTAATTGAGGAGCTTGATAGGCTCTCCAAGGTGGTGCGTCCTGATGAGACGTTGTTGGTCATGGCGGGGGATGTTGGTCAGGCGGCGCAACGCCAAGCAGAGGCGTTTCACGAGACGTGCCACGTGACGGGCGTCGTTATTACGAAGCTTGATGGCACTGCGAAGGGGGGCGGTGCGCTCATTGCGTGCTCCGTGACGGGCGCGCCGGTGAAGTTCATCGGGGTGGGGGAGAAGCTTGACGAGTTTGAGATTTTTGATCCGAAGCGTTTTGTGGGGCGCTTGCTTGGCATGGGTGACTTGGAGGGCCTCTTGGAGAAAGCTCGGGAAGCGATTTCTGAAGAAGAGGCGCAGGACTTGGGGAGGAAGTTTCTCAAGGGAGATTTTAATTTGCTGGACTTGTATCAGCAGATGGAGGCGGTGCGCAAGATGGGCCCTCTCTCGAGGGTGCTGGAGCTCGTTCCGGGGATGAGTTCGTTGCCGCTTCCGAAGGAGTCGTTGAAGGTGCAGGAGGAGAAGCTGAAGCTGTGGCGTTATGCTATGGATTCGATGACGAGGGAGGAGCTTGAGCGGCCCGAGGAGTTGAACGCGTCAAGGATTGGGCGTGTTGCGAGAGGTGCAGGCGTGGATCCTTCCGAGGTTCGCTCCTTGCTCAAGCAGTATCGGCAGTCGAAGAAGTTGGTGAAGATGCTTGGCGGCGGCGGGTCGGAGAAGGATGTGCGGAAGTTGATGCAAAAGCTTCAGAAGGGCGGGGTTGCGAAGTTTTAA